A window of the Pseudomonadota bacterium genome harbors these coding sequences:
- the prsT gene encoding PEP-CTERM system TPR-repeat protein PrsT gives MRPPRRPLLAALLLLSVAAFAQDKSAQPYELGLAHLNRGEVAAAVIEFQRAVSDDPNHLPARIALGSARLRGGDAAGAEKELRAALALGAADHAVMTELGNALLAERRYASLLDTVKQSAARDQQRFEVAVMRGRAHFELGHHAAANEEFTRAAELAPERAEPLLGLAMVAAAQGHFDQALARVGRALTLAPDSAEAWFRKGEILREQGADEAALAAYDGAVQRDAEALRVRLARAGVNLKLGAREAALADVEFVRRKHPEDVSAAFLRWQIYQHAGDAGSAAALAEVSGKLSQYPDDTIDDEPLLLRIAALVHYANHDLQRADNHLERYIEKRPNDVAMRRLRGEVLLALGDAREAAALLTPLARQEPRKLDILRPLGEAYLASGQYVEAENVFRQILELAPDDGPAVTSTALARIGLGSVEQAQTGLVAALAEQRGGRAARVLLTVLQLKTGASRQALATVEALAAGEPDNAAVQNLLGVARASADDQQGARLAFTRALAASADFEPAAFNLARMELAAGDVDSARTRLESLVARHPRAANALLALADIALADGDRAAAVRWLEKAVTAEPDELEAAAHLVKLELSLGRFDQALGSATRMVEAHPEQALAVETLASVHAARHNSSQARRHYRDAARYAGFDGAQLMRIASAQAALDDIDEARRTLRKARSTTAAPEARNALIRLDIERGDFKRASDAIAALDEDGGDPATALLLGGELELARGDGKAAAKAYRAAQAAAASSAGVMGLADALVADGDLGGAAHELELWLTRHADDLEATQALALLYLRLQRLPQARKLHEQLLAELPDDALVNANLARLYQLDGDQRARATAKHALQIAPESPLAQGTLGWIMVTEGDAQGGLELLRNALSRDGNPLTRFHLAQALHELGRGAEARTELRKLLKAGQPAELVSDVRRYYDGLPSQ, from the coding sequence ATTCCAGCGCGCCGTCAGCGACGACCCGAATCACCTGCCGGCGCGCATCGCGCTCGGTAGTGCGCGGCTGCGCGGCGGCGATGCCGCCGGCGCCGAGAAGGAGCTGCGCGCGGCGCTGGCGCTGGGTGCGGCCGATCACGCGGTGATGACTGAACTCGGCAACGCACTGCTCGCCGAACGCCGTTACGCGTCACTGCTCGATACCGTCAAACAATCGGCGGCGCGCGACCAGCAACGCTTCGAAGTGGCGGTCATGCGCGGGCGCGCGCACTTCGAACTCGGCCATCATGCCGCGGCCAACGAAGAATTCACCCGCGCCGCCGAGCTTGCGCCCGAGCGCGCCGAACCGCTGCTCGGGCTGGCCATGGTGGCCGCGGCCCAGGGGCATTTCGACCAGGCGTTGGCGCGCGTCGGGCGCGCCTTGACGCTGGCCCCGGACAGCGCCGAAGCGTGGTTTCGCAAAGGCGAGATCCTGCGCGAACAGGGTGCGGACGAAGCGGCGCTCGCGGCCTACGACGGCGCCGTGCAGCGCGACGCCGAGGCGCTGCGCGTGCGTCTTGCGCGGGCCGGCGTGAATCTCAAGCTCGGCGCGCGCGAAGCGGCCCTGGCCGACGTCGAGTTCGTGAGGCGCAAGCACCCCGAGGATGTCAGCGCCGCGTTCCTGCGCTGGCAGATCTACCAGCATGCCGGCGACGCCGGCAGCGCCGCCGCGCTGGCCGAAGTCAGCGGCAAACTCAGCCAGTACCCCGATGACACCATCGACGACGAGCCCTTGCTGCTGCGCATCGCCGCGCTCGTCCATTACGCCAATCACGACCTGCAACGCGCCGACAACCACCTCGAACGTTACATCGAGAAACGCCCCAACGACGTGGCGATGCGACGTCTGCGCGGCGAGGTGTTGCTCGCGCTCGGCGACGCGCGCGAAGCAGCTGCCCTGCTGACGCCGCTCGCGCGCCAGGAGCCACGCAAGCTCGACATCCTGCGACCGCTGGGCGAGGCCTACCTCGCCAGCGGGCAGTACGTCGAAGCGGAGAACGTATTCCGTCAGATCCTCGAACTGGCGCCCGACGACGGGCCGGCCGTCACGTCGACGGCGCTGGCGAGGATCGGGCTGGGCAGTGTCGAGCAGGCACAAACGGGGCTCGTGGCCGCCCTCGCCGAACAGCGCGGCGGCCGCGCCGCGCGCGTGCTGCTGACGGTACTGCAGTTGAAGACCGGCGCGTCGCGACAGGCGCTCGCGACCGTCGAAGCGCTGGCCGCCGGTGAGCCCGACAATGCAGCGGTGCAGAACCTGCTGGGCGTGGCGCGCGCCAGCGCGGACGACCAGCAAGGCGCGCGACTAGCCTTCACACGCGCACTCGCGGCGAGCGCGGATTTCGAACCGGCGGCATTCAACCTCGCGCGCATGGAGCTGGCGGCGGGTGACGTCGACAGCGCCCGCACGCGCCTCGAAAGCCTGGTGGCGCGCCATCCGCGCGCGGCCAACGCCTTGCTGGCGCTCGCTGACATCGCGCTTGCCGATGGTGATCGCGCCGCCGCCGTGCGCTGGTTGGAGAAAGCCGTCACGGCCGAGCCCGACGAGCTCGAAGCGGCCGCGCACCTGGTCAAGCTGGAACTGTCACTGGGTCGCTTCGACCAGGCGCTGGGCAGCGCCACGCGCATGGTGGAAGCCCATCCCGAACAGGCGCTCGCGGTCGAAACCCTGGCCAGCGTGCATGCCGCGCGTCACAACAGCAGCCAGGCGCGGCGCCATTACCGCGACGCCGCGCGCTACGCCGGATTCGACGGCGCGCAGCTCATGCGTATCGCGAGCGCCCAGGCGGCGCTGGACGACATCGACGAAGCGCGTCGCACCTTGCGCAAAGCGCGCAGTACCACCGCCGCGCCCGAGGCGCGCAATGCACTCATCCGCTTGGATATAGAGCGCGGTGACTTCAAGCGCGCCAGCGACGCCATCGCGGCGCTCGACGAGGACGGCGGCGACCCGGCGACGGCCTTGCTGCTCGGCGGCGAACTCGAACTCGCGCGCGGCGATGGCAAGGCGGCAGCCAAGGCCTACCGCGCTGCGCAGGCGGCAGCGGCGAGCAGCGCCGGCGTGATGGGTCTCGCCGATGCACTGGTTGCCGACGGCGACCTCGGCGGCGCCGCGCACGAGCTCGAGCTGTGGCTCACCCGGCATGCGGATGACCTCGAGGCCACGCAGGCGCTGGCCCTGCTCTACCTGCGCCTGCAACGCCTGCCGCAAGCGCGCAAGCTGCACGAGCAACTGCTTGCCGAATTACCCGACGACGCCCTCGTCAACGCCAACCTGGCGCGGCTCTACCAGCTCGACGGCGACCAGCGCGCGCGCGCCACCGCCAAACACGCCTTGCAGATCGCGCCCGAATCGCCGCTCGCGCAGGGGACCTTGGGCTGGATCATGGTCACCGAGGGCGATGCCCAAGGCGGGCTCGAACTGTTGCGCAACGCCCTGTCCCGCGACGGCAACCCGCTGACCCGTTTCCACCTTGCCCAGGCCCTGCACGAACTCGGGCGCGGCGCCGAGGCGCGCACGGAGCTGCGCAAGCTGCTCAAGGCCGGCCAGCCCGCCGAGCTGGTGAGCGACGTGCGGCGCTATTACGATGGACTGCCATCACAATAG